One Diospyros lotus cultivar Yz01 chromosome 1, ASM1463336v1, whole genome shotgun sequence genomic window carries:
- the LOC127795279 gene encoding uncharacterized protein LOC127795279 isoform X2, translating to MVSRREQEKAANYRKLQLPLISFQRKRPSVIFDEFKYAKQLKENMERVHDDDGDVAQAQNSAAQNPFPVVNVEQKEEKERFLVTVLSEAKCAGLLVFILEALEDVGLDVLHARVSCSENFHLEAAVSGNIVFFHIWGAT from the exons atggtcTCCCGCAGGGAGCAAGAGAAAGCCGCCAACTACAGGAAGCTACAGTTGCCT TTAATATCTTTTCAGAGAAAGAGACCATCCGTCATCTTCGACGAGTTCAAGTACGCGAAACAGCTGAAGGAAAATATGGAGAGAGTACATGATGATGACGGCGACGTTGCCCAAGCACAAAACTCCGCTGCCCAGAATCCATTCCCTGTG GTCAACGTAGAacagaaggaagagaaagagaggttTCTAGTGACCGTGCTTTCTGAAGCCAAATGCGCGGGTTTGCTCGTTTTCATATTAgaagcccttgaagatgtgggACTCGATGTTCTCCACGCTAGGGTTTCTTGTTCAGAGAACTTCCATCTAGAAGCAGCTGTTTCTGGAAAC ATCGTATTCTTTCATATTTGGGGGGCAACCTGA
- the LOC127795279 gene encoding uncharacterized protein LOC127795279 isoform X1, with protein sequence MVSRREQEKAANYRKLQLPLISFQRKRPSVIFDEFKYAKQLKENMERVHDDDGDVAQAQNSAAQNPFPVVNVEQKEEKERFLVTVLSEAKCAGLLVFILEALEDVGLDVLHARVSCSENFHLEAAVSGNDRKERGDDDNEKVDAEGVKQEVLEAIQKWRGIRSDQTQE encoded by the exons atggtcTCCCGCAGGGAGCAAGAGAAAGCCGCCAACTACAGGAAGCTACAGTTGCCT TTAATATCTTTTCAGAGAAAGAGACCATCCGTCATCTTCGACGAGTTCAAGTACGCGAAACAGCTGAAGGAAAATATGGAGAGAGTACATGATGATGACGGCGACGTTGCCCAAGCACAAAACTCCGCTGCCCAGAATCCATTCCCTGTG GTCAACGTAGAacagaaggaagagaaagagaggttTCTAGTGACCGTGCTTTCTGAAGCCAAATGCGCGGGTTTGCTCGTTTTCATATTAgaagcccttgaagatgtgggACTCGATGTTCTCCACGCTAGGGTTTCTTGTTCAGAGAACTTCCATCTAGAAGCAGCTGTTTCTGGAAAC GACCGTAAAGAGCGAGGGGATGATGATAATGAGAAGGTAGATGCGGAAGGAGTGAAACAAGAGGTGCTTGAAGCCATCCAGAAATGGAGAGGAATCAGGAGCGATCAGACCCAAGAATAA